A single genomic interval of Candidatus Methylomirabilota bacterium harbors:
- a CDS encoding peptide-methionine (S)-S-oxide reductase, whose amino-acid sequence MPVFGYSKKIAMPARDQALPGRNERMPVPEKHFVNANPLVPPFPAGTELAMFGLGCFWGAERKFWQLDGVYTTAVGYAGGSTRNPTYREVCSGATGHTEAVLVGYDPR is encoded by the coding sequence GTGCCTGTGTTCGGGTATTCGAAGAAGATCGCGATGCCGGCGCGGGACCAGGCGCTGCCGGGACGCAACGAGCGCATGCCCGTGCCCGAGAAGCACTTCGTCAACGCCAACCCGCTCGTGCCGCCGTTCCCGGCGGGGACGGAGCTGGCGATGTTCGGGCTCGGCTGCTTCTGGGGCGCCGAGCGGAAGTTCTGGCAGCTGGACGGTGTCTACACTACCGCCGTCGGCTATGCCGGCGGCTCCACCAGGAATCCGACGTACCGCGAGGTCTGCTCGGGCGCGACCGGGCACACCGAGGCCGTGCTGGTCGGGTACGATCCGCGCA